Proteins co-encoded in one Manis pentadactyla isolate mManPen7 chromosome 17, mManPen7.hap1, whole genome shotgun sequence genomic window:
- the HS6ST3 gene encoding heparan-sulfate 6-O-sulfotransferase 3, with protein sequence MKQTPPWLSWNVCLRLKFRAGRLPGPARREQTQEPISQPSLGFQVALSSGARCQSSRNGPVLSSLTVAGHISALNFYYITMLRDPVSRYLSEWKHVQRGATWKTSLHMCDGRSPTADELPTCYPGDDWSGVSLREFMDCTYNLANNRQVRMLADLSLVGCYDLTFMNESERNAVLLQSAKNNLKNMAFFGLTEFQRKTQFLFERTFNLKFISPFTQFNITRASNVDINEGARQRIEELNFLDMQLYEYAKDLFRQRYHHTKQLERQRDRQKRREERRLQREHRGHRWPKEAGDVEGAVTEDYNSQVVRW encoded by the exons ATGAAACAAACCCCACCCTGGCTCTCCTGGAATGTCTGTCTCAGGCTGAAGTTCCGGGCAGGGCGCCTTCCTGGTCCAGCGCGGAGGGAGCAGACCCAGGAGCCGATTTCACAGCCTTCCCTCGGCTTCCAGGTGGCCTTGTCTTCTGGTGCCAGATGTCAGAGCTCGCGGAATGGCCCTGTCCTCTCCTCGCTGACTGTGGCTGGCCATATTTCAGCATT GAATTTCTATTACATCACGATGTTGCGGGATCCGGTGTCGCGCTACTTGAGCGAGTGGAAACACGTCCAGAGGGGCGCCACATGGAAAACCTCCCTCCACATGTGTGATGGGAGAAGCCCCACCGCCGATGAGCTGCCCACCTGTTACCCTGGGGACGACTGGTCTGGGGTGAGCTTGCGGGAGTTCATGGACTGCACCTACAACCTGGCCAACAACCGCCAGGTGCGCATGCTGGCCGACCTCAGCCTGGTGGGCTGCTACGACTTGACTTTCATGAACGAGAGTGAAAGAAACGCTGTCCTGTTGCAGAGCGCCAAAAACAACCTCAAGAACATGGCCTTCTTTGGGCTCACAGAATTCCAGAGGAAGACACAGTTTCTCTTTGAGAGGACATTCAACCTCAAGTTCATCTCCCCCTTCACACAGTTCAATATAACGCGGGCTTCCAACGTGGACATCAACGAGGGCGCCCGCCAGCGCATCGAGGAGCTGAACTTCCTGGACATGCAGCTTTATGAGTATGCGAAGGATCTCTTCCGGCAGCGCTACCACCACACCAAGCAGCTGGAGCGCCAGCGGGACCGGCAAAAGAGGCGGGAGGAACGCCGGCTGCAGCGGGAGCACAGGGGCCACCGGTGGCCCAAAGAGGCTGGGGACGTGGAGGGGGCGGTCACTGAGGACTACAACAGCCAGGTGGTGAGATGGTGA